Part of the Juglans regia cultivar Chandler chromosome 14, Walnut 2.0, whole genome shotgun sequence genome, tggtatcagcaGTGGACGATCCTACAATGGCAGAAGGCACGAGAGGCTCGGTGAAAGGTCAGCAAGAAGGTTTACAAAAGCAGCAAGAAATCATTCAGAAGCAATTGGAGCAACATCACCAAGCAATCAGTGGGATTTCAGAAAGGTTAGATCAACTCACTGACATGTTACGTTCTGTTGTTGAATCCAGTCATGTTAATAATCAAGAAGTTCGTGGAGGGAATGGTGATGATAGGAGTGCAGTTTGGAGAGGGTTGCGTTTGGAATTTCCACGATTCAATGGCACTGATCCTAATGGGTGCGTTTTTAAAGCCACTCAATATTTTGACTACCACCAGACACCATTTCATCAGAAGTTATTAGTGGCTTCTTATCACATGGAAGGAGAGGCGTTGATATGGTACCAAGAAGGGTTGGATTCTGGCCAATTTAATTCATGGGAGTCCTTAATCCTGGCTTTACAAGTGAGGTTTGGGCCATCAGCATATGATGACCCAATGGAGGCCTTGATGAAGTTAAAGCAAACTTCTTCTGTCACTTTGTACAAGTCACAATTTGAAGCTTTGTCTAATCGATTAAAAGGATTATCTGAAAAACATAAACTTAGCTGTTTTCTGAGTGGGTTAAAAGATGAAGTCAGATTACCAGTCAAAATGTTTAATCCTGTCAATCTAGGGGCTGCTTTTGGATTGGCAAAAATCCAAGAGGAGTATATTTTATCTTCAAGAAGACATTGGAAGACTAATCTGAATCTTGGTGAGAAAGGGGTTGTTGATAATGCAGTGGAAGTTTCTAATAGAGGGCCAAGGAATCAGATCCTAGCTAAGAGGGTTACTTCTTtgcaaatggatgaaaaaaggaaaaaaggactTTGTTACCACTGTGATGAGAAGTGGAACCCCAACCATATTTGTAAAAATCCAAAGGTTTATTTGTTGCATGTGGATAGCAGTGTAGATAATGAGGAAACACAAGTGAATGGAGAGCTGGTACCAGAAGTTAATTCAGTTCTTGAAAAAGAGTCTGAAGAGCTTGAGGTTTCCATTAGTGTTATTTCTGGTTGTACTAACAGCAATGCAATGAAGTTGTTGGGCAAGATTGGttcattttttgttgaaatCTTGGTGGATTCAGGAAGTACTCATAACTTCTTGGATCCATTGGTCGTGGAGGCAGCAAAGCTAAAGGTGTTAAAGGATAGAGGTCTTCAAGTGAAGGTGGCTAATGGTGCTAAAATACTTAGCCAAAGCAGATGTGAAGAAAATATCAGCATTCAAGGTACCAAGTTCTTGGTTCCTTTTCATGTATTGAATTTGGGGGGTTGTGATATTGTATTGGGTGTCCAATGGTTGAAGACATTGGGGGCTATTCATTGGGATTTTACCAAGATGATCATGCAGTTTGTGGTGGAAGGAAAAAAGCTTTCTTTGCAAGGCTTGGTTTATGATTCAGTAGCAGTACAACCTGGACTGAATCTGTTGAAATCATCTTTTGTGAGGCAACAAGGGTGGTTGTTGCAGATAATGACCTTGGACACCTGTGTAGTTGAAGGGCAAGTGCAAAGTGAAGTGGAGCAATTATTGGGACTGTTTAAAGGAATATTTGAAGAACCCGTGTGTTTACCCCCACCTAGGGAATTTGATCATCAGATTTTGTTGAAAGAGGGTGCTCAACCAGTTTCAGTTAGGCCTTATCAAT contains:
- the LOC109014029 gene encoding uncharacterized protein LOC109014029 → MAEGTRGSVKGQQEGLQKQQEIIQKQLEQHHQAISGISERLDQLTDMLRSVVESSHVNNQEVRGGNGDDRSAVWRGLRLEFPRFNGTDPNGCVFKATQYFDYHQTPFHQKLLVASYHMEGEALIWYQEGLDSGQFNSWESLILALQVRFGPSAYDDPMEALMKLKQTSSVTLYKSQFEALSNRLKGLSEKHKLSCFLSGLKDEVRLPVKMFNPVNLGAAFGLAKIQEEYILSSRRHWKTNLNLGEKGVVDNAVEVSNRGPRNQILAKRVTSLQMDEKRKKGLCYHCDEKWNPNHICKNPKVYLLHVDSSVDNEETQVNGELVPEVNSVLEKESEELEVSISVISGCTNSNAMKLLGKIGSFFVEILVDSGSTHNFLDPLVVEAAKLKVLKDRGLQVKVANGAKILSQSRCEENISIQGTKFLVPFHVLNLGGCDIVLGVQWLKTLGAIHWDFTKMIMQFVVEGKKLSLQGLVYDSVAVQPGLNLLKSSFVRQQGWLLQIMTLDTCVVEGQVQSEVEQLLGLFKGIFEEPVCLPPPREFDHQILLKEGAQPVSVRPYQYAHYQKAEIEKIVNELLSN